GATGGAATGTGGAGGAGGAAAGTTTTGCTCAAAACACAGAATTGGCGGAAACCGACACGTCGGTGAACCTGCCCTATTTGTTCCGCTACCAAAAGAAGACGCACAAGGGATGGATCAACCTCAATCCGTTTCGTGGAACGATGGTCATCGGAACGCCCGGCTCGGGAAAATCGTTCGGCGTCATCAATCCCGCAATCCGACAGATGGTCGCCAAAGGTTTCTCGCTGTGTATCTATGATTTCAAGTTTCCCGACCTTTCACAGATTGCGTACTACCACTATCTTTTGAAGAAATCCAATGATGGAGGATATCAACATCAATTCAACATCATCAATCTGAACGAGGTGGAAGGCTCGAAACGGGTTAATCCCTTTAAAAAGGAATACATCCGAACTTTGGCGGAAGCACAGGAAATGGCGGAAGCGATGGTTTCAGCACTGCAAAAAGGTGGCGCAAGTGCGGGTGGCGGTTCGGAGCAGTTTTTTACGCAGTCGGCGATTAACTTCCTTTCTTCGTGCATCTACTTTTTTGCAACCTACGAGAACGGAAAATTTTCTACACTGCCCCATCTTTTGGCTTTTATGAACAAGAGTTACGAGGAAATTTTCGAGACTCTCTTTACCCACGAGGAACTGACCTCGCTTCTTTCTCCCTTCAAGACGGCGTATGATAACAAGGCATTCGACCAATTGGAGGGACAGGTCGGAACCTTGAAAATCTTCCTCTCAAGATTGGCGACCAAGGAAAGTTTTTGGGTGTTTTCGGGCGACGAAGTGGAACTGAAGATCACGAAAAGGGAAAATCCGTCGATAATGATTTTGGCTTCCAATCCCGGAACGCAGGATATCAACTCCGCCCTCTACTCTTCGGTCTTGAACAGAACTTTGACCTTGATTAACAACAAGGGAAATCTTCCCGGCGGAATTATTGCCGACGAGTTCCCGACCATCTACATCCACAAAATCGACAATGTGGTGGCAACCGCGAGAAGCAACAAGATTGCCGTGCTTTTGGGACTACAGGAAATTCCGCAACTCCGACAGTTTTACAAAAAAGAAGTCGCAGACACCATTTCCGCCATCGTCGGGAACATCCTTTCAGGTTCTGCAAGGGATAAGAACACCTTGGAATGGCTCGAAAAACTATTCGGAAAAATCAAGCAGAAAACCTACTCACAGAGTATCTCGCAACAGGGAACCACCACGAGTATCAACGAAAAGATGGACAATATGATTCCTGCAGGAAAAATAGCCGCACTCCGCACCGGAGAAATGGTCGGAATGATTGCCCAAAGCGAGGAAAACGACACCTCGGAATACAAGTCATCGGCAATCAGCGGGAAAATCAACCTCGATATGCGGAAGATTAAATACGAGGAACAGAACTATGTGAAAATGCCGACCTACTACAATTTCACGGACAAAACGGGAAAAAACCGAAAAGAGGAAGTGTTGATGACCAATTTCCGAAGAATCAACAAGGAGGTGGAACTCATCATCGACGCCCTGAAAATTTTAAACTGACCAAAATGAAACGATACATCCTAATTTTTACGCTGCTCATTCAATTTTCGCTAAAAGCACAATTCAACACTGTGACTTTTGTGAAGAAAATGGAAGAAAGCAAACCCGAATTTATTGAAAATTCAACAGAGGAAACCAATTCTAAAACCGAAGAAACAAGAGTTTCCGAAAAGGAAAATTTCTTTCTTAAAAATTCTTCAAAGAAAGTCTTGCGGAAGGAACTTGATTCTCTGAGAAAGATGTTTTTGGAGATGAACAAGTTAAAGACAACTCCTCCGCAATTTGACACCAAACACGTGGAAGATTCACTTATCCAAATCCTTAAAAGAAATCTTTCTGGGGAAAAATCGGGATTGCAAAAATCCTTAAAACCGAAGGAAGAAAACACGCTTTCCCCGAACAAGATTATGATGCCCGTGAAAAATGCGCTTAACCTGAGTTCAGGTTTTGGAAACCGCTTCCATCCCATTTTTGGCGGACAGAAATTCCACAACGGCATCGACATCAAGGCTCGATATGAAAATGTTTTTGCCGTGATGGACGGCATCATTACCGAATCAGGATGGGACAGTAAAGGTGGCGGAAACTACATCAAAGTCCTGCACCACAACCGTTTTGAGACCGCCTATCTGCACCTCTCCGAAATGTACTACAAAGCCGGAGAATTCGTAAAGGCGGGATTCATCATTGGCAAGAGCGGAAACACCGGAAATTCAACCGGACCGCACCTGCATTTTTCCGTGAAGGAATTTGGAAGGTTCATCAATCCCCTGAATTTTCTGAACGAACTCATTCAAGCAAAACAATTAATCGCACAACATTATGAACACTAACCCACTACCAACAGACGACCTGAAAAAGTTCGGCATCATCGAAGCCGACAATTCGTTCTCAAAAAGATTGAACGCCAACGACATCATCGAATTTATGCAGGGAAATATCCTTGTCGCCGACAACGAAAAAGACCGAATCACCTTCCAACTGACCGACAACAACTCCAAATTGGAGGTAAAAGTCTATCAAATGGAGCATTCCCTTTCCGAAATTCTAGACCAATCCAAAAAAGAATCGGTACAGTATGTTTCGGAGAAAAATCTGAACGGCCAAAACCCCGATTTCAATATCTCCAAAAAAGCGTTCCTCTACAACGAATCCACAAAATCTTTGGAGGAATACGATATGGTTTTTAATGCGGAAGTTTTGACCAAGACTATTTTAGGTCGAAACGATTCCGAGGAAATCAACCGCTACAAGGACGAACTCCTGAAACTGAAAGAATTCCTGCAGGATAAAATCGACAAGTACCCCGAAATCGCCAAGGACATCATCAACAACCTCAATATCCTGTCCAAAGAAATCAATACCGTGAACGAGGTGGCTCAATCCCCGAAGCAGGCGCAAAAACAGCAACAGTCCGAAGTACGGCTTGACGTGAACGACCCCGACCTTTATCAGGACGCGAATTCTGTAAGGGAAGCCAAATCACAGCAAGAGGACGAGGAAAACGAGCAAGAAATCGAACAGGAACAGGAAAAACGCAGAGGATTCCGCAGGTAATTTTTTATAGCGATGGACATAGACCTTTTTAATTATCAAAGCAAATATGGACCGAACACGAATTTTCGCTTTCCAACGGACGAGGCGACGAAATATCTCAAAACTTCGGAAGGCAAAGTTTTACCTTACAAACTTTTCAGCGGGCGAAATGATGCTTACCCAAATTCCGCCATCCTACGGGAAAAGGACAATCAAGGTTACACCAATGATTTTGCGCTCGTAGAAAGGCAGTTTTCGGAAAATAAAAGTCTTTCATTTCGAGCGGGTACGAAAGTTTCGGATGTGAACGATGTGGCGTGGCTTTTCCGTGCGCTTGAGGACGAGGCGGTGGAACACACTTTTGCGCTTTACAAATTCAAGGACGACAGTTACCTCGTTCAGCATCTTTCGACAGGCGGAATTACTGCCACGGTCGTGGATTTGCGGTTGTTGACGGGGAATGTCTTCAAAATGCAGCCCGAAAGCATTACCCTCGTCCACAACCATCCAAGCGGACAACTGATTTCGAGCAAACACGACCGACTGATGTTGCAGCGACTTCACGAAATTTTCGAGCATACGGGAATTAAGGTGGAAGACGGCATCGTCATCAATTTGCGTTCGGGAAAATATTTGGTTTTTAACGGCGAGTTGGGAAACGACCGAGTGTTGGAACTTTCCGAGCAAAACCAACTGCAGGAAAAAGTCAGCACCTTTTCCTTCAACAAGCAGATTTTTGCCGCCAATTATCAACCGTTTAAAATAAGCAGTCCCGAAGATACCGCCGCCTACATTTCGAGCCAAAAATTTGGGTTGTCCAACAAGACGGAAGCCATCATCCTGAACAATGCGAACGACATTGTGGGGAAGTTCATTCTTCCGCAACATCGGCAATTCGAGAAATTGACAGAACTGATGACCATTCACGCCGGAACGGGAGTCATCCTCTACGGAAACAATGTGAACGAGCAGATGTACAAGGAATACCGCGAAAAACTCGAACTGATGGGATTCACGGCTTTGGACGCGATTTTATTGGAAAGCGGAAATTTTCATTCCCTCTACGAAAAGACCAAAATCAATGTCTATGACCATCTCGTCGACAAGTTCTGCAAGGATAATCTGAATGCGGAACCCATAGTCGGCGAATTAGGAAATCGATACAGCTCGAATGAAAAGATAACCGTGGAAATAGGTGTTTATGCGAATGACGAAGCCAAATCCGTGGCACCAAAACCTTTCGATTTTGACTCGACCGAAGAACTAAAGGCATATTTGGATTTGACGATGTCGCAATATGATACAGACCCGATTCTTTTGGTGAGAATCGCCGAAGGAAAACAGCCCTTCTTGTTGGACAGGCTTTCGCAATACGCTCTGAATAAACTGATGAACGAGGTGGAAAACCATAATTCCTCAAAAAATGTCGTTGAAAATAACTTGACTGAAAATCAGCAGGAGAAATTTCTCAAACATATTCCCGACGAGCGTCAAGGGGAAGCATTCAATATCAAGGTCAACCGCTCGGAAGCAGAATACCTTTTGGCGAACGATATTTTGGAAGATATTATGTGTAAGGAATACGGCGACGACGATGAGTGGGTCGGCGTCACCAAAGATGATATGGATGAGGAAATGGGTGGTTTTGATGAGGAATACCAAACTTTTGAAATCGACCTTTCCCATAATCCGACGGAAGACTTTGTAAAGGAAATCCTTGAAGAACTCGAATTATTTAACAGCGTTTTTCATCAGAAGGAGATTCCAAAAGATGTTCAAAGCCATTATGAATTGACTTTTTTTGACAAATACATTACGCCCAAAACCAAAGCCTACAAAGATTTTATTTCCGAAATGGAAACTATTTCTCCCGAGATATTCTTTAAGGACGGAGAACGCGAATTTTCCGAGAAAGAAAAAAAGTGGATGCAGATTTATGATTTTAGAAACGGACTGAATCCCGCTCCCGAATCTGCTTCCCTACAACAAACAAAAAATCAAGACAACCAAAACAATTTTATTAACAACCCAAAAACAAGCATTATGAGCACACAAGAATTCGACACCGCGCAGTACCTGAAAGACCAAATGAAATATTTAGGTTTCGGGGAAGGAGAAAAACTCCACAAAGATTTGGAAAACGGAATCAACGGAGAGGACAGACAGTTTGAAATCAAGACGACTTCCGACAAAACCCTGCCGGAAAACAAGGTGGATTTTACCCTGAAATTCAACAAGTCAGAAAAAGGCGGAATCTTTCTGAACGCTTATCAGGCAGAATTGACCAACGACAAAGGCGAAAAATTCACGCACAACTTCGGCGTGGGCAAGGAGAATTCCTTTACCGCAAAGGAAGCCGTAAACCTCCTCGAAGGTAGAGCCGTGAAAACGGAACTGAAAAACACCAAAACAGACGAGATGATTCCCGCCTTTGTGAAACTAAAGTTCAACGAGGACAAAAACGATTGCGGCAACTACAAACTCGAAATCTACAACGAAAATTACGGGGTGGATACAGGGAAAATTGTGGATAAGGCAGGTCTGATTTTCGACAAACCGGAATACCGAGACAACGTCATCAAGTCTTTGGAGAAAGGCAACATCGTGAAAGTAAAATTTTCACTCGACAACCAAACCGTGGAAGGAAAAGCGGTCTTGAATCCGCAGTACAAAAATCTCAATCTGTACGACAACGAGATGAACCGCATCAATACCAACAAGCCTTTGAAGGGTTTGGAAGTTGAGAGTACTGAAAAAAATCAAGTGAAACAGCAGAGTATTTCAAGAGGAATCTAAAAACTATTTCAACATTTAATCTTCGGCGGTAAATGACGGTGTTGTTTACCGCCTTTTAACAACCATCAATACTATGAAAATTATAATTCTGCTTTCCGTTCTAATATCCATTGTTTCGTGCAAAGAAAAAGTCATTTCAAAAAAAGGCGGAATCGACATTATTTCCAACGTCTATGTCGATGCTTCCAAAAATCTTGAAAATCGTAAGAGTTTTTTGATTTCGAGGATGAATTATTCGGGCGACTCCATCGTGGAAATTGTTCCCGAGCCGGAACTCCCCGAAATGACCAGACATCTTTTCTTCATCAAAGATTCCATTTTTTATCATTTAGAACCTACAGAAAATTTGTTGTTTTCTGAAATTTCAAAGAAAACGAAACCTTCATTGGTTTTTGATAAAAAAGCGGGCGCCATCTTTTCAAAAGACCCGATTCCCAATTATAGAAACCGCCGAAATTTGAGCGACACCATCTTATTCAATAAAAAATTCAGACGCTTCGAAATCAATTCGCCGTGGAATTACACGAGATATTATGTTTATCCAACCGACACGATTTTGCCCTATGCAATTTACCGACACGCCGAGAAGGATTATTCGGGAAGAATCGAGCGCATCGATTCCTATAACAAGAAAGATGATGTATTTGTCTCGATGCAATTGATTCCAAGAAAAAATTGGGACAACGAGGCGAAGGAAATTTTTGAGTTCAACCATTTTGCAAACCAAAGGAAATAGTGGAAAATAGATATTCTCAGGATGAAATACGGCAGATTTCGGAAAGTCTTTCGGTTTTGGATTATTTTCAGGATTTGGCGCGAAGAAATCTCGTGCGTTACGACCGAAAATCGGGAAAAGACCACTATTTCCTCACGCCTGAAAACAAGTTTTCGGTGAATGAAAGAAAATATTTCGATTTCAAAACCAAGGAAGGTGGCGAAATCATTAAAGCCGTGATGCATTTTGAGAACAAAAGTTGGAAGGAGGCAATGGAATATTTGAAACTGTTTTCTCCCAATCCCCTTAACAACACCATCTCCACAAATCTACAGCCAATAAAAACCCTGAACTCTTCAATTGCCGTGAACTCCTCGCCTAAAGTATTGAACATCATTCCGCCTAACAACGAAACGCTCATCGACTACTTTGCAAGTCGGGGGATTTCTCGGGAGGTTCTTTTGGAAAACACCAAACAAGTTCATTATGAATCTAGCGGAAAATCCTATTTCGGATTGGGTATCGAAAACCTTTCCGGCGGTTTTGAATTGCGAAACCCGATGATAAAAAGCAAAATCGGGAAAAGCGACATTTCCGTGGTGGAAGGAACAAGAAAGGATGAAGTGATCGTTTTTGAGGGACCGACCGATTTGCTTTCTTTTCTGCAACTGCAGAAGGATAATCAGGTGAAGAACACCCGAACTTTGGTGGCGCTCAATTCTGTAGTAAATGCGGACAAATTCATCAACGCCTTCCAAGATTTTGAGGGGAAAATTTTTCTTTGTCTCGACGGAGACGAAGCAGGAAACTATGCCACGAAAAAAATCCTTTCCG
This DNA window, taken from Chryseobacterium sp. 6424, encodes the following:
- a CDS encoding JAB domain-containing protein produces the protein MDIDLFNYQSKYGPNTNFRFPTDEATKYLKTSEGKVLPYKLFSGRNDAYPNSAILREKDNQGYTNDFALVERQFSENKSLSFRAGTKVSDVNDVAWLFRALEDEAVEHTFALYKFKDDSYLVQHLSTGGITATVVDLRLLTGNVFKMQPESITLVHNHPSGQLISSKHDRLMLQRLHEIFEHTGIKVEDGIVINLRSGKYLVFNGELGNDRVLELSEQNQLQEKVSTFSFNKQIFAANYQPFKISSPEDTAAYISSQKFGLSNKTEAIILNNANDIVGKFILPQHRQFEKLTELMTIHAGTGVILYGNNVNEQMYKEYREKLELMGFTALDAILLESGNFHSLYEKTKINVYDHLVDKFCKDNLNAEPIVGELGNRYSSNEKITVEIGVYANDEAKSVAPKPFDFDSTEELKAYLDLTMSQYDTDPILLVRIAEGKQPFLLDRLSQYALNKLMNEVENHNSSKNVVENNLTENQQEKFLKHIPDERQGEAFNIKVNRSEAEYLLANDILEDIMCKEYGDDDEWVGVTKDDMDEEMGGFDEEYQTFEIDLSHNPTEDFVKEILEELELFNSVFHQKEIPKDVQSHYELTFFDKYITPKTKAYKDFISEMETISPEIFFKDGEREFSEKEKKWMQIYDFRNGLNPAPESASLQQTKNQDNQNNFINNPKTSIMSTQEFDTAQYLKDQMKYLGFGEGEKLHKDLENGINGEDRQFEIKTTSDKTLPENKVDFTLKFNKSEKGGIFLNAYQAELTNDKGEKFTHNFGVGKENSFTAKEAVNLLEGRAVKTELKNTKTDEMIPAFVKLKFNEDKNDCGNYKLEIYNENYGVDTGKIVDKAGLIFDKPEYRDNVIKSLEKGNIVKVKFSLDNQTVEGKAVLNPQYKNLNLYDNEMNRINTNKPLKGLEVESTEKNQVKQQSISRGI
- a CDS encoding M23 family metallopeptidase, with the protein product MKRYILIFTLLIQFSLKAQFNTVTFVKKMEESKPEFIENSTEETNSKTEETRVSEKENFFLKNSSKKVLRKELDSLRKMFLEMNKLKTTPPQFDTKHVEDSLIQILKRNLSGEKSGLQKSLKPKEENTLSPNKIMMPVKNALNLSSGFGNRFHPIFGGQKFHNGIDIKARYENVFAVMDGIITESGWDSKGGGNYIKVLHHNRFETAYLHLSEMYYKAGEFVKAGFIIGKSGNTGNSTGPHLHFSVKEFGRFINPLNFLNELIQAKQLIAQHYEH
- a CDS encoding type IV secretion system DNA-binding domain-containing protein — encoded protein: MQEQQHQIKIYGFFQKLVYAVVAMECITLFFLHANVPVLSKLLEGFAKMGIFSPPINAKISTLILIAIVAAGTKAKKKQDLNIVKSIILPIIFGVGMMVGSLFLIPLTDDRSIPNILPGMNVFQIGYALLSLLGAMIAQMGADSISKYMQQKMGKDRWNVEEESFAQNTELAETDTSVNLPYLFRYQKKTHKGWINLNPFRGTMVIGTPGSGKSFGVINPAIRQMVAKGFSLCIYDFKFPDLSQIAYYHYLLKKSNDGGYQHQFNIINLNEVEGSKRVNPFKKEYIRTLAEAQEMAEAMVSALQKGGASAGGGSEQFFTQSAINFLSSCIYFFATYENGKFSTLPHLLAFMNKSYEEIFETLFTHEELTSLLSPFKTAYDNKAFDQLEGQVGTLKIFLSRLATKESFWVFSGDEVELKITKRENPSIMILASNPGTQDINSALYSSVLNRTLTLINNKGNLPGGIIADEFPTIYIHKIDNVVATARSNKIAVLLGLQEIPQLRQFYKKEVADTISAIVGNILSGSARDKNTLEWLEKLFGKIKQKTYSQSISQQGTTTSINEKMDNMIPAGKIAALRTGEMVGMIAQSEENDTSEYKSSAISGKINLDMRKIKYEEQNYVKMPTYYNFTDKTGKNRKEEVLMTNFRRINKEVELIIDALKILN